The DNA region CAAGGTAATAATATAACTCTTTACAATCTTCTCCATGATTTCCTTCGTTTCCTGAGAGGCCATATAGTCTCTCTTTCAGTATGGGATCTTTACCATTCCAGAGAGCAAGAGCAAAACAAAGTAATGATTTATTATCTGAAATTCCTGCAATACCTTCTTCTCCCCACCTATAGGCTCTGCTTCTGGCCATATCATGAGAGACAAATTCCCAGGCACTTCCGGAAGCACTATAATCCTCTCTTACAGTACCCCATTGCCTTTCTGTTAAATATGGTCCCCACTTTTTCCATCCGATACTTTCTCTGTATTGTTTAACACGCTCCCTTTCAGGATTCCAACTATTTTCCATTGACTAAATAAAAAAAATATAATAACTAAAATAAAAACATAGGCTCACACCAATGCTGATATATCTTTGATACCATTTGACTTTTAACATTCACTTACAAGTTTTTATCCTCACTCCCTGAAAAATTTAAAAATCATTTGTGGCGGAAAATGAGACGCCAGGCATAGCGTCTCTACTGCTTAAAGCTTAATTCACTTTTACCTTTTCATAACCAACCATATAGGTCTTTGGTGTCAACTTCTTCACGATCTCCTTTTTCTGCTTACCATTTTTATCAACCATCTGTATCTGATTGTAATCTTCTTCTGTCTTAATATCTACAATGATTTCAACGTTTTCTTCCTTTGGTACGATTATGTATTGGTTTTCAACTTCAAGATCCGGTTTTATAGAAGCATGCTTGGAAGTAACGTACATAGTGTGTTTTACATTTTCTATTCCTCCTTCAAGCTTTACTTTAATCTTGTTTTCTTTGTTCTTTTTCAAATATGTAATCAGGTTTTCCGAATCTCCCTCAACAAGGTAAATATTTGCTTTGGGAGCCAAACCTTCTTTAGGTCTGCTCTGAGCAGAAATATTCAGGGAAACAAAAGTTAATGCCAGAATAATTATTGTTCTTAATGCCATGTATATTTATATAGATTGGTATATTAAATTTACAGAAATAATCCCGAAAGGTTATCTTATTCGGACTATCTCAATACTTTTTTTATTCACTTTAACTAAACTTCCCTCATTATATTTTTCCAGATAAACTGCGGTAGGCTTTTCCTGACTTTTAATCCATCCCTCGCCTAGAAATTTTCCATTTGGAGTAAACAAAATGCTTCTGCGATTTGTAAGATCGATTACAAGCCAGTAAGAAATATTAGCCGCTATTGAATGGATATATTTTATATCATACTTATCCAAGGGAAAATTTGTCTGAGTAAATAATGGACTGAGAGACATATCAAGAAAATCCAGACGATCTTTATCTTTCCTCACAATAGTATACGACTTAATTCTATCATCTGGATAAAGGGAAAATTTGCTTTCAGGACTTAACCGAAAAAGCTGAGTTCTCTTTGCTATTTTGCCCGTAAAATCTACTTTAACCAACTCTCCTTTTTCTGACAGGATCGAGATATAACTATTACTTGCTGAAGAACTCTTTTCGATAAAAAACGGACTTGTTGTTGCATGCTCCAGCTTTATAGGGAAACCATCAATAAGCTGCCCTTTTCTATTGAACACATGCAACTTCCCCTTCCTTGACAAGGCTATGATGTAATCCTTATCAGCTACACGTACATGATATGGTCTGCCGACTAAACTATAATCAATTTTTTTAGGCTTCCATCCATCAAGTAGTTTTCCCTGAGTATCCAAAGCATAAATACTACCAGAATCGTCACCCGCAAAAATTCTGTAATTTTTGCTCCCATCATAATCAATCAAAGCAAGGGAAGTAATATGTACTTTACCTGCAATAGCTAGTGGAAACCCTTTTATAACTTGACCATTAGCACTATTGATGGCATAAATTTTATTTCTTACTGCAAAAACTATTTCATCTTTTCCTTTCTTGTCAATATTTCCCCAAACCGGTTCCGTACTTAATTTTCCCTCTACTTTAGCGCTCCATAACAAAGTACCAAACCTGGAAAACAGATGGGTATTAAATAGTGAATCCTGAACCAGAAAATGCTCCTCCAGTCCTGATATTACTCTTAATGGATAAGCCTCCGAAATAAGTCCCGTATTGAACTGTATAGTTTTATTGACAGCAAGCGACTTAGGAGTTTCTGTTGCGCCTGCTTTGCCCTTTTGAATAATATACCTGAATGAAAACTTTCCATCAGAGCCTATAGAAAAGCTTATACCAGTATAGGAAAGAGAAGCTGAGGATCTAGTCCAATTGTTTTTTATCTGTGTATCACGGATGCATTTACCCGCAAGGAATTCAGAACGGGCTGGATTTATATAGAGTGATACATTCGAAGGTTCTGTAAAAAACTTTATTCCTGGTGTCTTTTTCAGAACGTATCCGTTTTGAACCTGCTGCAGGTAAGTTTCCAATGCAGCCAGCTGGTTTCCAATCACAACAAAATTGCCATGGCTTGTAATGAAATATTCTTTAAAATCTGAAAATACCGGACCGAATAAATGAGTAAGAATATCCTTTTTATGTACGGCATAAATCTTCCTGTTCGGATTGGCAGAAGTAACAGAAGTAGAAGAATCAGCAATGCTTCTGAAGGCCGTCATAAAATTGTTAGCATCAGAAGTTTTTATGATGGCATACTGAAATATTCTATCTGAAAATTCAGGCTCAACAATCACCCAAGCTACTTCATCTTTAATAAGCTGAACAGTTTTATTTAATTGTTGGAAGCTACCTCCATTCAATGATATTTCTTCGTTGATTTTATCATATTCAGCAAACCAGGAGGAAAAATCGGAAACGCTTAATCTGAAAATAGTTGAAGCATTTTCAGGAATTACAGATCCCATCGAAAACTTAACAGGAGTTTGATTTCTAAAAGTATATAGAAACTGTTTTTCCTCTGCTACAGTCTTACCGTTCAAAATCAATCCAGATCCTTCTTTTTCCCAGGTGACGCCTGAGTAAGATGCAAAACTTTCCAGTCCTTTAAGACCTTTAACATATTTGGGTGTGCAATAGAGTGATAAATATCCAGGCAGGTTCTTATGATTTATAAATATTTTTGTTGAAGTTTTAATCCCATCAAAATCATTAGCCTTAGTCCAGTTGAGGTCTTTATTCCGTTCAAAATTTCTGATAACATCTTCGAGAAGGAATCCGGAAAAACTTCCAATAAAATACTCTTTATAAAATATAAACGAAAATTTTTTCCTCTCTCCCCTTCTACCTAAATCGTAAATCATGATATCATTGAAGAGCCGGTGATCTAGCGTTAAAGAAGCGTCCTGTTTGACAAGTTTTTCAAAATCGGCATGAGCTTTTTCTTTATCTCTTTTCAAATAGTAAATAAGATCTACATCACTTTTACCAGCAGCATTCAAAGATATGTACACCTTTTGTTTATCCGAAAAATTGATAAGGCTGTCCAGAAGTGGATCTTCATTTAAATGCGTGTATAGAAACTCAAGAAACGGAACCGAGGAAAACATGGAAGAAGAAGACCTGCATTCCTTCATTACTTCTGTAAGATCTTCAGATTCCATTAATACTACTGATGAAGGAGATAACAATTCATATACTGTATTCTTTTCACTTTTATAAAATCTGAAAGCAATAAAGATGAGAAATATTCCTATAATAGAAATTCCTGCAGCAATTAAAGCATTTCTTTTTTCGCTAATAATTTCTTTAATATTATTGATTATTTCCGATTTGCTTTTGGAAAGCATTTGCATTATTTTTTTACAAAATTTATACTTTTATTTCAATTAGAAAAATTTATTAATGATTGCTGTTATTCAAAGAGTTAAACAGGCTTCCGTTACAATTGACAACACACTAAAATCCAGTATCGTCCAGGGACTTCTGGTTCTTTTAGGTATTGCACATGAAGATACACAGGAAGATTCAGAATGGCTTACTAAAAAAATAATTAACCTGAGAATTTTTTCTGACAATGAAGGCAAAATGAATTTGTCTTTGAAAGATATCAATGGAGATCTGCTGGTTGTGAGTCAGTTTACCTTACATGCGAGTACTAAAAAAGGCAACAGACCTTCCTTTATTGATGCTGCAAGACCTGATCAAGCAATTCCCATGTATGAACAATTTGTAAAACTTAGTGAAGTTGAACTCGGGAAAAAGGTTTTTACAGGTGAATTTGGTGCGGATATGCAGGTACAACTCTTAAATGACGGACCTGTAACTATTATTATTGACACAAAAAATAAAAATTAAATGACTATCAAAGAAGCTCAGGAAGCTGTTGACCAGTGGATTAAAACTACCGGAGTCCGCTACTTCAATGAATTGACTAATACCGCTATCTTAATGGAAGAGGTTGGAGAAGTTGCAAGGATCATGGCAAGAAGATATGGAGAACAATCATTTAAAAAAGGTGAAGATGGCAAAGATCTTGGAGACGAATTCGCTGATGTTCTGTTCGTACTGATATGCCTCGCAAATCAGACAGGAGTAGATCTGACTGAAGCTCTGAATAAAAGTATGGCAAAGAAAAGTATCAGAGATAAAGACAGGCATAAGAATAATGAGAAGTTGTTTTAAAAAACTGATGCCATCACAAGAAGGGATGGCATCAATGAAAAAAATTAGAGTCTCTTTTTTCAAGCTCCGAAAACCTCTTTTAAGAAGACGATCAAAGCTTCCCAGGAACGCTTAGCAGCTTTTTCATTATAGGCTGCGCCCTTGGAGTTGTCGTTACCTGCTCGTTCTTCAGTAAAAGCATGGACAGCATTTCCATAGTAAACCATCTGCCAGTCTGCTTTACCATCACGCATTTCTTTTTGAAAGTTTTTAATTTCACTTTCTGGGACATAAGGATCATCAGCACCATGTAACACAAGTACTTTAGGCTTAATTAATGCATTCGCACGAGATGTATCTTTTCCAAGTCCACCGTGAAAAGAAACTACTCCTGCTACCGGAAGCTCTCCCCTTGCTGCTTCCAGAGCCCCTGTGCCTCCAAAGCAATATCCCATTACAACAATCTTATCAGGATCTGCACCCAATTGTATCAGTTGTTGGAGTGCGGCTTTGATTCTGGATTGATAAATAGCAGGATTATTTTTATAATATGAAGACATTTTCGCGGCTTCCTGTCTGTCTTTTGGTCTTGAGTTTTCACCATAAATATCGGCAGCAAGGGCATTATACCCCAACTTGCTCAACTTATCAGCAGAATGTTTTGCATGATCATCAAGTCCCATCCACGCATGGATTATAACCACACCAGGAACTTTTCCTTTCGAACCCTGTGCCTTTGCATAATATCCTTTTAAAGAAGCAGAGCCATCGGAATAAATAACATCTTTGCCCTGAGCAAAGGCAAGGTTTGTGAGCATAACAAACGCAATAATTATATTTAACAATTTCATATAAATAACTCTACTTTGTCACAATAAAAATATAGATATTCAATAAGTTATAATATCTTTATAAAAAAAAATAAGCGAAGGGTTTTTAATTGACAAGAAAAACCACCCCTCGCTTTTTAAAAGATAATAGCAAATATGACAAGAAAACTACATTTGCGCAAGGCCTTGAAGGCCGGCTAACGGCCTTTGTAGAATGTTTTAAGTCAGTATTCACCCTTTACAATAGTTCTTCAGATCAGATTTGTGATCAATATTTTAATGGCCTTTTTCTCTCTGAAAAAAGAAACTGTCAAAGTATAAGTGAGAAAGTTTCCTGCAATGAACAATCTTTAAATCATTTTATTTCTAATAGTCCCTGGGATTATAATCAACTTTTTTCTTTAATAGCCTCTAAATATACAAGCATACTTCCTTCAAGCTGGAAGAATGATTTATGCTTAGCAATTGATGAAAGTAGTTTTCCTAAAAAAGGTAACAAGTCTGTGGGTGTTTCACATCAGTATTGCGGACAGCTCGGAAAACTAGCCAATTGCCAAGTTGGAGTATTTGCTAGTCTCATCTGCAGAAATCTATACTGTCTTATTTTGGCTGTTCTCTTTTTACCGCAAAAGTGGATCGATATAAAAGAAACAGACATACCTGCTATAGATAAAACCTATAAGACTAAAATAGAAATAGCTCTGGAAATTATAATCAGAGTAAAAACAGTTTTTAAAATTCCATTTAAGTGGGTTTGTTTTGATAGTTTTTACGGAAGAGACTCTAGTTTACTTTTTTCTTTACAGGATCTCTCTATCACATTTGTGGCCGATATTCCTAATCACCATGCAGTATATTTAAAGCTCCCAAAAGTTTTACAACCTGTTAACAGTATTGGAAAGAGGGGAAGAAAATCAACCAGAAAAATAATTAAAGGTCGGTCGATAGTTGTTAATAAAATTGCCAGTCAAATCAAGGAAACCGATTACAGAGAAATTATATTGAGAAAGAACAATAATGGAAAAAATGTAAAAGCTAAGTTTTTCTCCTGCCCCGCAAATATTGTAAAGAAAGCTGATGGATCTGTAATGAATGTTATATTATTAATCCGTAAAGATGAGGACGGAACCATCAGGTATACTATAACTAATGCAATAAATGAATCATTGGAAAGGCTTGCCTTCATGCAGGCTCAAAGATATTTTATAGAAAGATCTTTTCAGGAAGCCAAACAGCAATTGGGGATGAATGAATATCAAATAAGAGGTTATAAAGGGTGGCATAGACACATGGCTATGACATCCTTGGCTTTATTATTTGTCCAAATAGAAAAACAACTCTATAGAAATGAAGGAATGCAACCTACTACTCCCATACTTTGCAAAAGTATTATTAAACTATTACCTCAAAAGGTTTTATCACTGCAAGATCTCTTAAACAAAGTATCAAAACCATTGAATAAAAATCGCAGAAAACTAATAACTTAGTTGTGACAAAGTAGAGATAAATATGTTTATTTAAAATTATTTTGAGTAAGGCAAATAGCCGACATGGAAAGAATCCTATTGATATAAGTAAATAAACTATCCTACAGCTATCTTTTGTTGGTTTCCTGTTGATTTCAATACATTCTTTTGTTTTTCTTCTACTTGTTTATTGACATAATAGATTGCAACCAAAGCAATAATCATTGCTACAGTAACTACATAACCAAGTATATCGTAGTGAAGAATTTTTCCTACAGAAGTCTGAACAACTATGAGTCCGGCAATACCAGATCCTATTCCCCCTGAAATTTGCTGTACTGCAGAATTGATGCTCATAAAGGCACCTCTGTCATCAGGATTCGGAATTCCTGTCATCAGTGCGGAAGAAGATATGATGCGGGCAGTAATTCCGAAAAACATAAAGATATTTATAACAATTAATAACCACAAAGGTGTAACGCCAAGATGACAATAGATCAATAGGGTAACAATGCTTAATACTGTTCCAATAAAGAAAATATTAAACTTACCTAATACATCGCTGTATTTTCCGATAAAAGGACCTGCAATCATTGAAAATATCCCGGTAACACCGTAAAGTATCGGAAGATCTTCCTGCGAAATCCCAAGATTATTAGTAGTAAAAGCACTGGCAAAAGGCATAATCATAAAGCCTCCTGTTGCCAGCAATGTAGTTGATGCAAAGGCTTTCAGATAAGGGATATTGGAAAAAGTTTTTGCAAGAAGGTATAATGCATTTCGGTCTGATTTGATTTTCAGGTGCTCATTAACAGGTTTCATATATGTAAAAAGAATTACACCAATTATAACGCCCAGTCCTGCAATCATCCAGAAAGGAGCATGCCAGTTCAGATGGTTGGCCAGATAAAGACCGACAGGTATACCTAATACCTGACTTACTGAAAATGCCATTTGCACAAATCCCATTACTCTCCCTCTTACTTCCATTTTAAATAAGTCTGTGATAATCGCAAAGCCTATTGATGATAAAACCCCGCCGAATAATCCAGTGACGATGCGAGCAATGAGCAGTGAAAGAAAGTCTGTAGCCAAAGCACAAAAAACAGTACCCACGATAAAGCCGATATAAAAAAACATCAGCATTTTTTTTCTGTCATATTTATCTGCAAAACCAGCAGCCATGATTCCTGCAATACCTGCGCTAATAGCATAACCGGAAACAACCAGACCAAACTGAGATGTTTTCATATTAAGTTCTTTTAACAGTATTACTCCAAGTGGAGATAAAACCATAAAATCAAGAATAACTGTAAACTGCAGAATCGCCAGCATAGCAATCATGAAGACCTGATATCCTGTGAAGAGTTTTTCCTTATGAATTGTAGTTGTCATTTTTTTATTTAATCCAAAAGCTCCTCGCAAAAGAAGCCCGCTTCGTTAATTATCTTAATTATTGTTTTTATATCAATTGTAGAAGATTCCAGTCTAAGTACTTTATCATGATCTTCCAGATCTACACTCCATGTAGAAATTTCTGTTACATTACTGAAGAGAGGTTCGATCAGCTTCAGGTCTTTCTTATAATTGATATTAGTCTTGAAGACCAGCACTGTAGTATTTGTTTCCATAGTGATCTTATTTAAAATAAACTTTTCATTTTGCCAACAGTAAAAAATTATGGCTTTAAAGCTTTTAGAACTAACTGGAGCGTCTGCATCATCAACTCATCGGTCAGGTGAAATTCTTTATTGGCATAGCTATGACCTTGAGAGTGAAATTTGATTAATTGATATAAAGGGCCGAATGCCACAGACCAATAAGCTTCAAAAGGTAATTCAATTAATTCATTGTTTTTAATGGCATTCCGTGTAAATTTTCTCATTACATCTCTGAAATGCTCTTTATTAGCTTCCACAAAGCGCTCATAATACTGGGAATGTTTGATCTGTTCCACAAAAAGCATTTCTGTTGGATTTTCTGTAAAAAATCTGGCTCTGTTTCTCCACTGTAATTTCATCCCCTCTTCAAAACTCATTTCCGGGTCGAAATTTTCAAGACTTGTACAGGTTAGCTTTTCACTGGCATACAAAGCAAGTTGGATGATCAGGTCTTCTCTATCTTTGTAGTAAATGTAAATTGTAGCAGGAGATACACCAGCAGCTCTGGCTAGCTTTTGCATACTGAGCCCGTCCAGCCCTTCCTTCACAATCATCTCGACAGCCTTCTGCCTGATTGCTATTTCCTTATTTTCGTCTCTAGCTCTCATTTCTGATACTAGTTGGCAAATATAAATGAATGTTCATTCACTTAATAAACATATAAAGAACTTAATTTCAATCACCCCATAAACTACCTAATTTTCATTAATTTAAAATCATAAAACGAACTAAATCGTATTTCTAAATTTTTGAATTAAAATTAAATAAGCAGTAAAGAGTACAACTCCTGACTGCTTATTTCTCCCCTTAAAACAACTTATTTAATTTAGAAAGCTATGGCATAAAATGCTTTTTCACCATTTGGGTAAATACCCTGTACCAGCACACCATTTTGTTTATTCTTATTAATGATCTTAGTTGCATCTTCAATAGATTTCACTGGGATTTTATCAATATGAGTGATGATGAATCCGTCGGCCATACCGGCACTTTTAAACTTTCCCGGTAATACTTTTTCAATTTTCACACCACCTTTAACCTTAAATTTTTTTGCTTCTTCTTTTGAAAGGTCCCTCATCTGAGCACCCACAAGCCCTCCCATTTCATTAGGATCTTTTTTGCTAAGCTTGGTTCCTCCAGTACTGTTTTTAAGAAGCGCTTCTGTCTCACGCACTTTACCATCTCGAGAATAAGACAATTTGATCTTATCCCCTGGTCTGTGAATGGCGACTATCTCCTGGAGCTCAGCAGGAGAGTCTACAATATGACCTTCAATCATTTTAATTATATCTCCCTTTTGAATTCCTGCTTCGGCTGCAGAACTTCCTTTTACAACAGAATCTACATAGACCCCGTGGAAATCAGGAATTTTTTTAGCTTTTACTAAAGCTGCATCCAGGTCCTGAATCGTAACGCCCAGAATTGCCCTTTGAACCTGACCATATTTTTTCAGATCTTCTACTACCTTAAAAACAATATTTGAGGGTACTGCAAATGAATATCCGGCATATGAACCTGTCGGACTGGCAATAGCTGTGTTGATGCCTATCAGCTCACCCTTTATATTGACTAAGGCACCACCACTGTTTCCGACGTTTACAACAGCATCTGTCTGAATGAATGATTCGATTGCCATATT from Sporocytophaga myxococcoides includes:
- a CDS encoding PQQ-binding-like beta-propeller repeat protein, producing the protein MLSKSKSEIINNIKEIISEKRNALIAAGISIIGIFLIFIAFRFYKSEKNTVYELLSPSSVVLMESEDLTEVMKECRSSSSMFSSVPFLEFLYTHLNEDPLLDSLINFSDKQKVYISLNAAGKSDVDLIYYLKRDKEKAHADFEKLVKQDASLTLDHRLFNDIMIYDLGRRGERKKFSFIFYKEYFIGSFSGFLLEDVIRNFERNKDLNWTKANDFDGIKTSTKIFINHKNLPGYLSLYCTPKYVKGLKGLESFASYSGVTWEKEGSGLILNGKTVAEEKQFLYTFRNQTPVKFSMGSVIPENASTIFRLSVSDFSSWFAEYDKINEEISLNGGSFQQLNKTVQLIKDEVAWVIVEPEFSDRIFQYAIIKTSDANNFMTAFRSIADSSTSVTSANPNRKIYAVHKKDILTHLFGPVFSDFKEYFITSHGNFVVIGNQLAALETYLQQVQNGYVLKKTPGIKFFTEPSNVSLYINPARSEFLAGKCIRDTQIKNNWTRSSASLSYTGISFSIGSDGKFSFRYIIQKGKAGATETPKSLAVNKTIQFNTGLISEAYPLRVISGLEEHFLVQDSLFNTHLFSRFGTLLWSAKVEGKLSTEPVWGNIDKKGKDEIVFAVRNKIYAINSANGQVIKGFPLAIAGKVHITSLALIDYDGSKNYRIFAGDDSGSIYALDTQGKLLDGWKPKKIDYSLVGRPYHVRVADKDYIIALSRKGKLHVFNRKGQLIDGFPIKLEHATTSPFFIEKSSSASNSYISILSEKGELVKVDFTGKIAKRTQLFRLSPESKFSLYPDDRIKSYTIVRKDKDRLDFLDMSLSPLFTQTNFPLDKYDIKYIHSIAANISYWLVIDLTNRRSILFTPNGKFLGEGWIKSQEKPTAVYLEKYNEGSLVKVNKKSIEIVRIR
- the dtd gene encoding D-aminoacyl-tRNA deacylase, which translates into the protein MIAVIQRVKQASVTIDNTLKSSIVQGLLVLLGIAHEDTQEDSEWLTKKIINLRIFSDNEGKMNLSLKDINGDLLVVSQFTLHASTKKGNRPSFIDAARPDQAIPMYEQFVKLSEVELGKKVFTGEFGADMQVQLLNDGPVTIIIDTKNKN
- a CDS encoding nucleotide pyrophosphohydrolase, with translation MTIKEAQEAVDQWIKTTGVRYFNELTNTAILMEEVGEVARIMARRYGEQSFKKGEDGKDLGDEFADVLFVLICLANQTGVDLTEALNKSMAKKSIRDKDRHKNNEKLF
- a CDS encoding dienelactone hydrolase family protein, with product MLTNLAFAQGKDVIYSDGSASLKGYYAKAQGSKGKVPGVVIIHAWMGLDDHAKHSADKLSKLGYNALAADIYGENSRPKDRQEAAKMSSYYKNNPAIYQSRIKAALQQLIQLGADPDKIVVMGYCFGGTGALEAARGELPVAGVVSFHGGLGKDTSRANALIKPKVLVLHGADDPYVPESEIKNFQKEMRDGKADWQMVYYGNAVHAFTEERAGNDNSKGAAYNEKAAKRSWEALIVFLKEVFGA
- a CDS encoding IS701 family transposase, which translates into the protein MTRKTTPRFLKDNSKYDKKTTFAQGLEGRLTAFVECFKSVFTLYNSSSDQICDQYFNGLFLSEKRNCQSISEKVSCNEQSLNHFISNSPWDYNQLFSLIASKYTSILPSSWKNDLCLAIDESSFPKKGNKSVGVSHQYCGQLGKLANCQVGVFASLICRNLYCLILAVLFLPQKWIDIKETDIPAIDKTYKTKIEIALEIIIRVKTVFKIPFKWVCFDSFYGRDSSLLFSLQDLSITFVADIPNHHAVYLKLPKVLQPVNSIGKRGRKSTRKIIKGRSIVVNKIASQIKETDYREIILRKNNNGKNVKAKFFSCPANIVKKADGSVMNVILLIRKDEDGTIRYTITNAINESLERLAFMQAQRYFIERSFQEAKQQLGMNEYQIRGYKGWHRHMAMTSLALLFVQIEKQLYRNEGMQPTTPILCKSIIKLLPQKVLSLQDLLNKVSKPLNKNRRKLIT
- a CDS encoding MFS transporter, which encodes MTTTIHKEKLFTGYQVFMIAMLAILQFTVILDFMVLSPLGVILLKELNMKTSQFGLVVSGYAISAGIAGIMAAGFADKYDRKKMLMFFYIGFIVGTVFCALATDFLSLLIARIVTGLFGGVLSSIGFAIITDLFKMEVRGRVMGFVQMAFSVSQVLGIPVGLYLANHLNWHAPFWMIAGLGVIIGVILFTYMKPVNEHLKIKSDRNALYLLAKTFSNIPYLKAFASTTLLATGGFMIMPFASAFTTNNLGISQEDLPILYGVTGIFSMIAGPFIGKYSDVLGKFNIFFIGTVLSIVTLLIYCHLGVTPLWLLIVINIFMFFGITARIISSSALMTGIPNPDDRGAFMSINSAVQQISGGIGSGIAGLIVVQTSVGKILHYDILGYVVTVAMIIALVAIYYVNKQVEEKQKNVLKSTGNQQKIAVG
- a CDS encoding TetR/AcrR family transcriptional regulator; amino-acid sequence: MRARDENKEIAIRQKAVEMIVKEGLDGLSMQKLARAAGVSPATIYIYYKDREDLIIQLALYASEKLTCTSLENFDPEMSFEEGMKLQWRNRARFFTENPTEMLFVEQIKHSQYYERFVEANKEHFRDVMRKFTRNAIKNNELIELPFEAYWSVAFGPLYQLIKFHSQGHSYANKEFHLTDELMMQTLQLVLKALKP
- a CDS encoding trypsin-like peptidase domain-containing protein, which translates into the protein MRSWTKLMMALVLSFTGVNHFIYAGLQAPAPKDTNIVVPERMNFTLAAERSRPAVVFIQTYSNSPQGSASLENPLQDLLEELYGGQAETPQGDQSKDKEQKPQEYPIASASGVIISGEGYIVSNNHVIEGADRIEIVLNDKRSYNAKVIGIDPETDLSLLKIESGEVTPIIYGNSDIIKIGEWVLAVGNPFNLTSTVTAGIVSAKGRNVGVLAEQSNMAIESFIQTDAVVNVGNSGGALVNIKGELIGINTAIASPTGSYAGYSFAVPSNIVFKVVEDLKKYGQVQRAILGVTIQDLDAALVKAKKIPDFHGVYVDSVVKGSSAAEAGIQKGDIIKMIEGHIVDSPAELQEIVAIHRPGDKIKLSYSRDGKVRETEALLKNSTGGTKLSKKDPNEMGGLVGAQMRDLSKEEAKKFKVKGGVKIEKVLPGKFKSAGMADGFIITHIDKIPVKSIEDATKIINKNKQNGVLVQGIYPNGEKAFYAIAF